One segment of Acidobacteriota bacterium DNA contains the following:
- a CDS encoding DUF420 domain-containing protein, translating to MNISDLPALNAGLNALSGTLLGVGYAMIRRGRVRAHKAFMLAAVGVSTLFLVSYVIYHYHAGSTRFPGTGWIRTLYLSILVTHAVLAAAVIPLAAVTLVRAWREDFPSHRRIARWTLPIWFYVSVTGVIIYVMLYHLYAR from the coding sequence ATGAACATTTCGGACCTGCCGGCGCTCAATGCAGGTCTCAACGCCCTCAGCGGCACTTTGTTGGGGGTGGGGTATGCCATGATTCGCCGGGGCCGGGTGAGGGCGCACAAGGCTTTCATGCTGGCCGCGGTAGGCGTCTCGACGCTGTTTCTGGTCTCCTATGTCATCTACCACTATCACGCCGGGTCCACCCGGTTTCCCGGGACGGGCTGGATCCGGACCCTGTATCTGTCGATTCTGGTGACCCACGCGGTACTGGCGGCGGCGGTGATCCCGCTGGCGGCCGTAACCCTGGTCCGGGCGTGGCGGGAGGATTTCCCGTCCCACCGGCGCATCGCACGCTGGACGCTGCCCATCTGGTTCTACGTCTCCGTCACCGGCGTGATCATCTACGTCATGCTCTATCATCTCTATGCCCGATAA
- a CDS encoding 4Fe-4S dicluster domain-containing protein, whose translation MQVDALKDSSTVKRNDKRKRKPALVAVINDCCTGCSGSPACVDYCPIENCMIWIPDDDHPPFGRIEVDPLLCIGCKLCTSKGPEGTFLDGCPWDAIDMVAIKSYEGSHGSLPF comes from the coding sequence ATGCAAGTCGACGCTCTGAAAGACAGCAGCACCGTCAAGCGCAACGACAAGCGGAAGCGGAAGCCGGCGCTGGTTGCCGTCATCAACGACTGTTGCACCGGCTGTTCCGGTTCGCCGGCCTGCGTGGACTACTGCCCCATCGAGAACTGCATGATCTGGATCCCGGACGACGACCATCCCCCCTTCGGCCGGATCGAGGTCGATCCCCTGCTCTGCATCGGCTGCAAGCTCTGCACCAGCAAGGGCCCGGAAGGAACCTTCCTGGACGGATGTCCCTGGGACGCCATCGACATGGTGGCGATCAAGAGCTACGAAGGCAGTCACGGGTCGCTGCCCTTCTGA
- a CDS encoding zf-HC2 domain-containing protein, giving the protein MNTFGGCDRKRISGFLGNTLNLDDKLEFLLHLDTCSSCWNQIYAATKARYQQDTNVVQPKLKHQAPIRARAVRRKRRAKRAV; this is encoded by the coding sequence ATGAACACCTTTGGCGGGTGCGACCGGAAGCGAATCTCGGGCTTCCTGGGCAACACCCTGAACCTGGATGACAAGCTGGAATTCCTCCTGCACCTGGACACCTGTTCCTCCTGCTGGAATCAAATCTATGCAGCGACGAAGGCCCGGTATCAACAGGACACGAATGTCGTTCAACCGAAGCTCAAACACCAAGCCCCGATTCGCGCCCGCGCCGTTCGACGCAAGCGCCGTGCCAAGCGGGCCGTCTAG
- the efp gene encoding elongation factor P, which produces MINATQIRKGMIIIHLNEPHRVRESKHRAPGKGAAFVRVLLKNLRTGASYEHRFASGEAVDRATLDHREMEFLYRDGNVCHFMDTENYEQIGLDREALAESWDYLKEGQTITVEFFDGNPIGVELPSTVELKVVETEAELRGATASNSPKPAKLETGVTVQVPPFIRVGELIRVDPSQGRYIERAR; this is translated from the coding sequence ATGATCAACGCCACCCAGATCCGAAAAGGAATGATCATCATCCATCTGAACGAGCCCCACCGCGTGCGTGAGTCCAAACACCGGGCGCCCGGCAAGGGGGCCGCTTTTGTCCGGGTCCTGCTGAAGAATCTACGGACCGGAGCTTCGTACGAACATCGCTTCGCCTCCGGAGAAGCCGTGGACCGGGCGACGCTGGACCACCGCGAAATGGAGTTCCTCTACCGGGACGGGAACGTCTGCCATTTCATGGACACAGAAAACTATGAGCAGATCGGACTGGACCGCGAGGCGTTGGCCGAAAGCTGGGACTATCTCAAGGAGGGCCAGACCATCACGGTGGAATTCTTCGACGGCAACCCCATCGGCGTGGAGCTTCCCTCCACAGTCGAGTTGAAGGTAGTGGAGACGGAAGCCGAACTCAGGGGAGCCACCGCCAGCAACTCGCCGAAACCGGCCAAGCTGGAGACCGGCGTCACGGTCCAAGTGCCGCCATTCATCCGCGTGGGCGAGTTGATCCGCGTCGACCCTTCCCAAGGCCGTTACATCGAACGCGCCCGGTAG